In Sphaerodactylus townsendi isolate TG3544 linkage group LG13, MPM_Stown_v2.3, whole genome shotgun sequence, one DNA window encodes the following:
- the RAB9B gene encoding ras-related protein Rab-9B — MSGKSLLLKVILLGDGGVGKSSLMNRYVTNKFDSQAFHTIGVEFLNRDLEVDGRFVTLQIWDTAGQERFKSLRTPFYRGADCCLLTFSVDDHQSFENLGHWQKEFVCYANVKDPDHFPFVVLGNKVDKVERQVTTEEAQAWCLENGNYPYLETSAKDDTNVAVAFEEAVRQVLAVEEQLEHCMLGHTIDLRSSAKSGSSCC, encoded by the coding sequence ATGAGCGGAAAGTCGCTGTTGCTGAAGGTGATTCTCCTGGGCGATGGTGGCGTCGGGAAGAGCTCCCTCATGAACCGCTACGTCACCAACAAGTTTGACTCTCAAGCTTTCCACACCATTGGGGTGGAGTTCCTAAACCGTGACTTGGAAGTAGACGGGCGCTTTGTGACCCTCCAGATTTGGGACACTGCAGGCCAGGAGCGCTTCAAGAGCCTGCGGACCCCCTTTTACAGGGGGGCGGACTGCTGCCTGTTGACCTTCAGCGTGGACGACCACCAGAGCTTTGAGAATCTGGGCCACTGGCAGAAGGAGTTTGTCTGTTATGCCAACGTGAAGGATCCCGATCACTTCCCTTTTGTTGTGCTGGGCAACAAGGTAGACAAGGTGGAGAGGCAGGTGACCACCGAAGAAGCCCAAGCCTGGTGCTTGGAAAATGGAAATTACCCCTATCTAGAGACCAGTGCCAAGGACGACACAAACGTGGCCGTGGCCTTTGAGGAAGCTGTTCGGCAGGTGTTGGCCGTGGAGGAGCAGCTGGAGCACTGTATGCTGGGCCACACCATTGACCTTCGCTCCAGTGCCAAGTCGGGGTCTTCGTGCTGTTGA